One genomic region from Leishmania panamensis strain MHOM/PA/94/PSC-1 chromosome 10 sequence encodes:
- a CDS encoding hypothetical protein (TriTrypDB/GeneDB-style sysID: LpmP.10.0170) produces MPTKKKEVKAEEPLFVDEAGRYVHEVEGARYKGGIRRYACPAGADATAASPAKSSRSKSASSPGKGGATSPQSTTSTAAVSDAPVFRHGRGVYTCPSFTYTGDWVEDEMHGSGQLAFTESGNVYEGEFFHGCFSGQGTYHWRNGAMYCGEWRANRMHGEGVYTDAQGHVWKGRYYNGTGPGLIRLYPTLERVDGAGTSSPAPTAMSAATASAIS; encoded by the coding sequence ATGCCTACcaaaaagaaagaggtgaaggcAGAGGAGCCGCTCTTCGTGGACGAGGCGGGCCGCTACGTGCATGAAGTTGAGGGCGCCCGGTATAAGGGCGGAATACGGCGCTACGCGTGCCCAGCAGGCGCCGacgccactgccgcgtcaCCAGCCAAAAGTAGCCGCTCCAAGTCTGCCTCGTCGCCAGGCAAAGGGGGGGCCACATCACCACAGTCTACGACGAGCACGGCAGCGGTCAGTGACGCGCCAGTGTTTCGCCACGGCCGCGGCGTGTATACGTGTCCGTCCTTCACCTACACAGGCGACTGGGTCGAGGATGAGATGCACGGCAGTGGCCAACTCGCTTTCACGGAGTCTGGTAACGTCTACGAAGGCGAATTTTTCCACGGCTGCTTCTCTGGGCAGGGCACGTACCACTGGCGCAACGGGGCGATGTACTGCGGTGAATGGCGGGCAAATCGTATGCACGGCGAGGGAGTCTATACGGATGCCCAAGGGCATGTGTGGAAAGGGCGGTACTACAACGGCACTGGGCCGGGGCTCATTCGCCTGTACCCCACGCTGGAGCGTGTAGATGGCGCTGGTACATCGTCTCCTGCGCCGACTGCCATGAGTGCAGCTACTGCATCGGCGATCTCCTGA
- a CDS encoding hypothetical protein (TriTrypDB/GeneDB-style sysID: LpmP.10.0160): MSAHLTEKDLFSALREYVSRLEVQYMIEEEVKKFQEKVLPRLLSEAFAAASHGATADQMASSPGPSTTPAPSHVTATPNIEWVQTFLKAHADDALSRRLPSMISHEVQRQLRSASGGAQTESSAQASSSSSRSPPRGEAVVATAAAQPRVGLPPLPPSPPRPSLTLPPEITIVSAETSSAKHQGDGNRNFTSLASTAHDEGRRQREQVLSAISDIEHQLKDVQRDINEVVHQQRLSRCRLEYLCEVLQGTDLFPAAETRPSSLCVALKQALDDRQADAVRARLAVMLQGLLPLSTEPHPGRGTVVDYQPTFTLGGSPSPTPQDVQQSSPSAASVKSYAVPSFSSDAQRQSLTRSPSRLRCGLPSPPHSASGPVGAPPAHTPHSSGACPASTAPTWACTSVYTRHGDAAATTPGTFRPAGAAPAKAVRSITTRGTAASSLTPKAAPPPPPPVAQQPSALRTTHGTAPSPLPVLRQQSHDPLGAGGAVSRPTPLPQECAVPSMRDKTRRETHRRTSVRAVDSTAAEADEAAPRATYTHPSNARFLSNMGRDASSSSIISAASSREGAAAGWASRAVVLGIDALNVPSGVLPGALGRQGAVRVQSIAPLQLAERAGVCRGDILLSVNHHSVSNCEELRAVLAAVPATQLTIAAELYRDTIDQIVSITLQL; this comes from the coding sequence ATGAGCGCCCATCTCACGGAGAAGGACCTCTTCAGCGCCCTCCGCGAGTACGTCTCGAGGCTTGAGGTGCAGTACAtgatcgaggaggaggtgaagaagttCCAGGAGAAGGTGCTTCCGCGGCTCCTGTCCGAGGCCttcgcggcggcgtctcATGGGGCAACGGCAGACCAAATGGCCTCCTCGCCGGGGCCGTCCACGacgccggcgccgtcgcaCGTAACCGCCACCCCGAACATCGAATGGGTTCAGACATTCCTCAAAGCGCATGCAGATGACGCACTCAGCCGCCGGCTGCCCTCGATGATTTCTCATGAGgtacagcggcagctgcgcagcgcaagTGGGGGTGCACAGACGGAGTCCAGTGCTCAGGCTTCATCTTCGTCGTCAAGGTCCCCGCCGCGCGGAGAGGCGGTAGtagcgacagcggctgcgcAACCACGTGTAGGCTtgccaccgcttccgccttctcctccgcgtcCATCTCTGACACTGCCGCCTGAAATAACTATCGTATCCGCTGAGACGAGCTCAGCCAAGCATCAAGGGGACGGCAACAGAAACTTTACCTCGCTGGCTTCTACTGCCCATGACGAGGGTCGCcggcagcgcgagcaggTGCTCAGCGCCATCTCGGATATTGAGCATCAGCTGAAAGACGTGCAGCGGGACATCAACGAGGTggtgcaccagcagcggctgtcCCGGTGCCGGCTCGAGTACCTCTGCGAAGTACTCCAGGGGACGGACTTATTCCCAGCTGCAGAAACCCGGCCATCTTCGCTGTGCGTGGCGCTGAAGCAGGCGCTGGATGATCGGCAGGCGGATGCCGTGCGAGCGCGTCTTGCAGTCATGTTGCAAGGCCTTCTGCCACTGTCGACCGAGCCGCACCCGGGAAGAGGGACGGTTGTAGACTATCAGCCTACCTTTACACTCGGTGGCTCACCAtcgccgacgccgcaggATGTCCAGCagtcttctccctctgctgcctctgtgAAGTCCTACGCCGTGCCCAGTTTCAGTAGCGATGCCCAGCGGCAGTCCTTGACTCGCTCCCCTTCCCGCCTGCGCTGCGGACTGCCGTCCCCACCTCACAGTGCCAGTGGCCCAGTCGGGGCACCGCCTGCACACACCCCGCACTCGTCAGGGGCGTGTCCTGCAAGCACGGCCCCGACTTGGGCGTGTACTTCAGTGTACACCCGCCACGGCGACGCGGCCGCGACCACTCCAGGTACATTTCGGCCCGCAGGTGCCGCTCCAGCGAAAGCGGTCCGCTCCATCACGACACGCGGTACTGCAGCGTCATCCCTAACCCCCAAAGCTGcacccccaccgccgccgccagtggCGCAGCAACCGTCGGCGCTAAGGACGACCCATGGGACAGcgccttcccctctgccTGTTCTCCGCCAGCAGTCGCATGATCCGCTCGGTGCGGGTGGGGCAGTCTCGCGGCCGACACCTCTGCCACAGGAATGTGCTGTCCCTAGCATGCGGGACAAGACTCGTAGGGAGACACACAGAAGGACATCGGTGAGAGCGGTGGACAGCACTGCCGCGGAGGCTGACGAGGCCGCCCCTCGTGCAACCTACACTCACCCCTCCAATGCTCGTTTTCTCAGCAATATGGGCCGCGACGCgtcatcctcctccatcatctctgccgcctcctcgagagagggtgccgctgctggctgGGCGTCCcgcgcagtggtgctggGCATTGACGCCCTGAATGTCCCCTCCGGCGTGCTGCCCGGTGCACTAGGCCGACAAGGggcagtgcgtgtgcagtCTATAGCACCCCTGCAGCTGGCAGAGCGCGCTGGCGTATGCCGCGGCGACATCCTACTTTCAGTGAATCATCACTCTGTCAGCAACTGCGAAGAGCTTCGGGCTGTGCTGGCAGCCGTGCCGGCGACGCAGCTCACGATTGCAGCGGAGCTCTACCGGGATACGATTGATCAGATAGTCTCCATCACACTCCAGCTGTAG
- the MPK10 gene encoding mitogen-activated protein kinase, putative (TriTrypDB/GeneDB-style sysID: LpmP.10.0180) has translation MQAKGEATMRDLIAELHAMQSPYTVQRFISSGSYGAVYAGVDSEGIPVAIKRVFNTVSDGRTVNILSDSFLCKRVLREIRLLNHFHHPNILGLRDIFVRFEEPAMHKLYLVTELMRTDLAQVIHDQRIVISPQHIQYFMYHILLGLHVLHEAGVVHRDLHPGNILLADNNDITICDFNLAREDTADANKTHYVTHRWYRAPELVMQFKGFTKLVDVWSAGCVMAEMFNRKALFRGSTFYNQLNKIVEVVGTPKMEDVVMFSSPSARDYLRNSLSNVPCRAWTSVVPTADPVALDLISKMLEFNPQRRISMEQALRHPYFESLFDPLDLTDGLSERFHFDESVTEVREMHKMFNAEVDRFNSMRQKREDVARERAMAAQQQGDQVLGADHMPRTHSLMEVAGSAPAPS, from the coding sequence ATGCAGGCCAAGGGCGAGGCTACAATGCGCGACTTGATCGCGGAGCTGCATGCAATGCAGTCTCCTTACACAGTCCAGCGCttcatcagcagcggcagctacGGCGCTGTGTACGCCGGCGTCGATAGCGAGGGGATTCCTGTCGCCATCAAGCGCGTGTTCAACACTGTCTCGGATGGCCGCACGGTGAACATTCTGTCAGACTCATTCCTCTGCAAGCGCGTGCTCCGCGAGATTCGCTTGCTGAACCACTTCCACCACCCGAACATCCTAGGCTTGCGTGACATCTTTGTGCGCTTCGAGGAGCCGGCGATGCACAAACTTTATTTGGTGACGGAGCTGATGAGGACAGACCTGGCGCAGGTGATCCACGATCAGCGCATTGTCATCTCGCCGCAGCACATCCAATATTTCATGTACCACATCCTGCTTGGCTTGCACGTACTGCACGAGGCCGGCGTGGTGCACCGCGACCTGCACCCCGGTAACATCCTGCTTGCAGACAACAACGACATCACCATCTGCGACTTCAACCTCGCACGCGAAGACACGGCGGATGCAAATAAGACGCACTACGTGACCCACCGCTGGTACCGTGCGCCGGAGCTGGTCATGCAGTTCAAGGGCTTTACGAAGCTGGTGGATGTGTGGTCGGCGGGCTGCGTCATGGCGGAGATGTTCAACCGAAAGGCGCTGTTTCGCGGCTCCACCTTCTACAACCAGCTGAACAAAATTGTGGAGGTGGTTGGCACGCCCAAGATGGAGGACGTGGTCATGTTCAGCTCTCCCAGCGCCCGTGATTACCTTCGCAACTCGCTGTCAAACGTGCCGTGCCGGGCCTGGACGTCTGTTGTGCCCACGGCCGACCCGGTTGCCCTCGACCTAATTTCGAAGATGCTCGAGTTCAACCCTCAACGACGCATCAGCATGGAGCAGGCGCTCCGCCACCCGTACTTCGAGTCGCTCTTCGATCCACTGGACCTCACAGATGGGCTGAGCGAGCGATTCCATTTTGACGAGTCGGTGACAGAGGTGAGGGAAATGCACAAGATGTTTAATGCCGAGGTAGATCGCTTCAACAGCATGCGGCAGAAGCGTGAGGACGTGGCACGCGAGCGTGCCATGGCGGCGCAACAACAGGGTGACCAGGTGCTTGGTGCTGATCACATGCCTCGAACGCACAGTCTCATGGAGGTGGCGGGTAGCGCGCCAGCCCCGTCGTAA
- a CDS encoding leucine-rich repeat protein, putative (TriTrypDB/GeneDB-style sysID: LpmP.10.0150): protein MVYPTYPSYSPLVEMDTAEVEMQRVLEEGSNTLYFSHHFNCTDVPPSIAALREQLEVLHVDNNYRFTTISPRVTALSKLRWLNASYCSLRSVDSSISRLSKLERLTLNNNMLTWLPLEMWQLKALEELHIGNNHLHVLPGCLLFLPRLRVLTLENNPLYTPEEVKGAAAATYVPAQRSVDCSACCIHSRYYEVFVAFHAIASHRDVPFVHFACSDECAAHVRTRLEAYDRDHLNRQ from the coding sequence ATGGTGTACCCGACTTACCCTTCGTACTCGCCGCTGGTGGAGATGGACACCGCCGAGGTAGAGATGCAGCGGGTACTGGAGGAAGGATCGAATACACTCTACTTTAGCCACCACTTCAACTGTACCGATGTACCGCCCAGTATCGCTGCTCTGcgcgagcagctggaggtTCTCCATGTAGATAACAACTATCGCTTCACGACCATCTCTCCCCGTGTGACAGCATTGTCGAAGCTGCGCTGGCTGAACGCGAGCTACTGTTCACTCCGTTCAGTGGACTCCTCGATCAGCCGCCTGTCAAAGCTGGAGCGGCTGACGCTGAACAACAATATGTTAACGTGGCTGCCACTCGAGATGTGGCAGCTCAAGGCGCTGGAAGAGCTGCACATCGGTAATAACCACCTCCATGTGCTGCCCGGctgcctccttttccttcctcgcctTCGTGTCTTGACACTCGAGAACAACCCTCTCTACACACCGGAGGAGGTTAAGggggccgcggcagcgaccTACGTcccggcgcagcgcagtgtGGACTGCAGTGCGTGCTGCATACACTCCCGCTATTACGAAGTCTTTGTCGCCTTTCACGCTATCGCGAGCCACCGCGATGTTCCGTTCGTGCACTTTGCATGCTCCGACGAGTGtgccgcacacgtgcgcacacgcctgGAGGCGTACGATCGAGACCACCTCAACCGGCAGTGA